One region of Mucilaginibacter gotjawali genomic DNA includes:
- the mnmH gene encoding tRNA 2-selenouridine(34) synthase MnmH, translating to MIKNTGINTFLQLDSNIPVVDVRTPAEFAQGHICGAHNIPLFSNEERVQVGTTYKQVGREDAILLGFDLTGSKWSGFIKQALEIAPNKKIAVHCWRGGMRSGAMAWCLDLYGFDVYLLTGGYKHYRRRTLDTFAEKFNIRVLGGLTGSGKTKVLHQLKALGEQVIDLEGLAQHQGSAFGSMNGLEQPTQEQFENNLAAVLRFLDRERPVWVEDESITIGKRFIPNGLFHQMRDAPITVLKVPPEARVDFLVGEYGVLNKDFLKECTQKIWKRLGPEQTKNAIIAIDEDRIADFIRTVLVYYDKTYRNGLSKRDQAKITEINADSADALANARLIMALENKLK from the coding sequence ATGATCAAAAACACAGGCATCAATACCTTTTTGCAGTTGGATAGTAATATCCCTGTGGTTGACGTACGCACCCCTGCTGAGTTTGCACAGGGCCATATTTGCGGGGCGCACAATATTCCCCTCTTCAGTAACGAAGAGCGTGTGCAAGTAGGCACTACTTACAAACAAGTAGGTCGCGAGGACGCAATTTTATTGGGGTTTGACCTCACAGGTTCCAAATGGTCGGGATTCATCAAACAGGCGCTGGAGATAGCCCCTAATAAAAAAATAGCCGTTCACTGCTGGCGCGGCGGTATGCGCAGTGGCGCCATGGCCTGGTGTTTGGATCTGTATGGTTTCGATGTTTACCTGTTAACAGGTGGCTATAAACATTATCGCCGCAGAACACTTGATACCTTTGCGGAAAAATTTAACATCAGGGTATTGGGCGGTTTAACTGGCTCGGGTAAAACAAAGGTTTTGCACCAACTGAAAGCACTGGGCGAACAGGTGATCGACCTGGAGGGCCTGGCGCAACACCAGGGTTCGGCTTTTGGGTCGATGAATGGGTTGGAGCAGCCTACGCAGGAACAGTTTGAAAACAACCTGGCTGCAGTACTCCGCTTCCTTGATCGTGAGCGGCCGGTATGGGTGGAAGACGAAAGCATCACTATTGGCAAACGTTTTATCCCCAATGGCTTATTTCACCAAATGCGGGATGCACCTATCACGGTACTTAAAGTCCCGCCCGAAGCAAGGGTTGATTTTTTGGTGGGCGAATATGGTGTGCTCAATAAAGACTTCCTGAAAGAATGTACCCAAAAGATCTGGAAACGCCTCGGCCCCGAACAAACAAAAAATGCGATCATCGCCATTGACGAAGACCGCATTGCCGATTTTATCCGAACTGTATTGGTTTACTATGATAAAACCTACCGAAACGGCTTGAGCAAACGTGACCAGGCAAAAATTACAGAAATTAATGCTGATAGCGCGGACGCCCTGGCCAATGCCAGGCTCATTATGGCGCTGGAAAATAAATTGAAATAA
- a CDS encoding glutamine--tRNA ligase/YqeY domain fusion protein, translated as MSEERSLNFLEEIVEEDLRTGKYAGRVLTRFPPEPNGYLHIGHAKSICLNFGLALKYGGKTNLRFDDTNPVKEDIEYVDSIKEDVKWLGFEWANELYASDYFDTLYEFAVVLIKKGLAYVDDSSAEEIAAQKGTPTEAGTPNQFRARSVEENLALFADMKAGKYPDGAKVLRAKVDLASHNMHLRDPLMYRIKHANHHRTGDTWCIYPMYDFAHGQSDAIEEITHSICTLEFIPHRDLYNWFIEQLEIFPSKQYEFARLNLNYTVMSKRKLLQLVTEGHVEDWDDPRMPTISGLRRRGYTPASIRDFCDRIGVAKRENMIDVSLLEFCIREDLNKTAWRRMAVLDPIKMVITNYPEDETETMFGENNPEAEGGEGGREIPFSRELWIEREDFMEEPPKKFFRLGVGLSVRLKSAYIVTCNSFVKDAEGNVTEIHCTYLPESKSGHDTSELKVKGTIHWVSVAHAKTAEVRLYDRLFQVEDPSNEDNDFKEYLNPHSLQILPNAYIENDLATAIPGKGYQFIRKGYFTLDKHSTADKLVFNRTVTLKDSWKAPQPPKGGA; from the coding sequence ATGAGTGAAGAAAGGTCATTAAATTTTTTAGAAGAGATTGTTGAAGAGGATTTACGTACCGGCAAGTATGCCGGCAGGGTACTTACCCGTTTCCCGCCTGAGCCAAACGGTTACCTGCATATCGGCCACGCCAAATCCATCTGCCTTAACTTTGGGCTTGCCCTTAAATATGGCGGCAAAACCAATCTCCGCTTTGATGACACCAACCCTGTTAAGGAAGATATTGAATATGTTGACAGTATTAAGGAGGATGTAAAATGGCTCGGTTTTGAATGGGCCAATGAATTATATGCTTCGGACTATTTTGATACGCTATATGAATTTGCGGTCGTACTGATAAAAAAAGGACTGGCTTATGTAGATGATAGCAGCGCCGAGGAAATAGCGGCCCAAAAAGGTACGCCAACGGAAGCCGGCACACCAAACCAGTTCCGCGCCCGCAGCGTGGAAGAAAACCTGGCTTTGTTTGCTGATATGAAGGCAGGAAAATACCCGGATGGCGCTAAGGTTTTGCGCGCGAAAGTCGACCTGGCATCGCATAACATGCACCTGCGTGACCCTTTGATGTACCGCATTAAACACGCCAACCATCACCGTACCGGGGATACCTGGTGTATTTACCCCATGTACGACTTTGCACACGGGCAGTCGGATGCCATCGAAGAGATCACGCATTCCATCTGCACGCTGGAGTTTATCCCGCACCGCGACCTGTATAACTGGTTTATTGAACAACTCGAGATCTTCCCATCCAAACAATATGAATTTGCAAGGCTGAACCTTAATTATACCGTTATGAGCAAGCGCAAGCTGCTGCAACTGGTTACCGAGGGCCATGTTGAAGATTGGGACGATCCGCGTATGCCTACCATCAGCGGCCTGCGCCGCCGTGGCTATACCCCGGCCTCTATCCGCGATTTCTGTGACCGTATCGGCGTAGCCAAACGCGAGAACATGATCGATGTCAGCCTGCTGGAGTTTTGCATCCGCGAAGATCTGAACAAAACCGCCTGGCGCCGTATGGCTGTGCTTGACCCGATCAAAATGGTGATCACTAATTATCCTGAGGATGAAACGGAAACCATGTTTGGCGAAAACAACCCCGAAGCAGAAGGCGGCGAAGGTGGCCGGGAGATTCCTTTCAGCCGTGAGCTTTGGATTGAGCGCGAAGACTTTATGGAAGAACCGCCTAAAAAGTTTTTCCGCCTGGGGGTGGGTTTATCTGTGAGGTTGAAAAGCGCCTATATTGTTACCTGCAACAGCTTTGTTAAGGATGCTGAAGGCAATGTGACGGAGATCCACTGCACTTACCTGCCTGAAAGCAAATCGGGCCATGATACCAGCGAGCTAAAGGTAAAAGGCACTATCCACTGGGTGAGTGTGGCCCATGCTAAAACTGCCGAAGTGCGCCTGTACGACCGCCTTTTCCAGGTAGAGGACCCAAGTAATGAAGACAACGACTTTAAAGAATATTTAAACCCGCACAGTTTGCAAATACTCCCCAACGCCTATATAGAGAACGATTTGGCGACGGCTATCCCCGGTAAGGGTTACCAGTTTATCCGCAAAGGATATTTTACGCTGGATAAGCACTCCACCGCAGATAAGCTGGTGTTTAACCGCACGGTAACGCTGAAGGATAGTTGGAAGGCCCCCCAACCCCCTAAAGGGGGAGCATAG
- the selD gene encoding selenide, water dikinase SelD: protein MDTENIKLTQYSHGAGCGCKISPAILDTILHSPIKHAPDARLLVGNDTRDDAAVFDLGNGTALISTTDFFMPIVDDAYDFGRIASANAISDVYAMGGKPVLAIAILGWPIDKIPAEAAQKVLEGSRAVCAEAGITLAGGHSIDCPEPVFGLAVNGIVQVENLKQNSTATAGCRLYLTKALGVGILSTAQKRGVLKPEDAATALQSMCMLNKIGEVMGALPEVKAMTDVTGFGLLGHLAEMCEGSNLQAVIEFDKIPKIEAVDEYLALGCIPGGTVRNWKSYGHKIAPLTDQQKTILADPQTSGGLLIAVDTANLAAFEALLRENGVAEKCILPIGWLEERADEPLVRVV, encoded by the coding sequence ATGGATACCGAAAATATAAAACTTACCCAATACTCGCATGGCGCGGGCTGCGGCTGTAAAATTAGTCCGGCAATATTGGACACCATATTGCATAGCCCCATCAAACATGCGCCAGATGCCCGTTTGCTGGTGGGTAATGATACCCGCGATGATGCCGCTGTATTCGATCTGGGCAATGGCACGGCGCTTATCTCCACCACCGACTTTTTTATGCCGATTGTGGATGACGCTTATGATTTCGGCCGCATTGCTTCGGCAAATGCCATCAGCGATGTATACGCCATGGGCGGCAAACCCGTGCTGGCTATTGCGATATTAGGCTGGCCAATAGACAAGATTCCTGCGGAAGCGGCCCAAAAAGTACTGGAAGGCTCGCGTGCCGTTTGTGCAGAAGCCGGCATTACTTTAGCAGGCGGCCATAGCATTGATTGCCCGGAACCTGTCTTCGGGCTTGCGGTTAATGGAATTGTGCAGGTTGAAAATCTTAAACAAAATTCCACGGCTACCGCCGGCTGCCGCTTATACCTCACTAAAGCGTTAGGCGTAGGCATATTAAGCACAGCACAAAAGCGTGGTGTTTTAAAACCTGAGGATGCCGCCACAGCCCTGCAAAGTATGTGCATGCTCAACAAAATTGGTGAAGTAATGGGTGCCCTGCCCGAAGTAAAAGCGATGACGGATGTTACCGGCTTCGGCCTGCTGGGCCACCTGGCCGAAATGTGCGAAGGCAGCAACCTGCAGGCTGTGATTGAGTTTGATAAGATCCCCAAAATTGAAGCCGTTGATGAATACCTTGCCCTGGGCTGTATCCCCGGCGGCACCGTCCGTAACTGGAAAAGCTATGGCCATAAAATAGCGCCACTTACCGATCAACAAAAAACCATCCTTGCTGACCCGCAAACCAGCGGCGGCCTTCTCATTGCCGTTGATACCGCTAATCTTGCAGCCTTTGAAGCTTTGCTGCGCGAAAATGGCGTCGCTGAAAAATGTATTTTGCCTATTGGGTGGCTGGAGGAAAGGGCAGACGAACCGCTCGTAAGGGTGGTATAG
- a CDS encoding N-acetylmuramoyl-L-alanine amidase: MKNGYCYFTLLVLFILASCSPKGPYAVTNKVYKEKTKGYLATIQMQNPDTLRDSSGMPVPSAWVGTVNFGIRKPNYVIIHFTAQDSLAQTLHTFTITSTQVSSHYVIGKDGKVVHMVNDYLRANHAGLGKWGSVTDMNSCSIGIEIDNNGSEPFTAPQINSLLLLLAQLKKSYNIPQANFIGHQDFAPKRKPDPGPYFPWKTLAAHGFGYWSDDVLELAPDGFDYSIALKLIGYDTSDPKAAVVAFKRHFVQTDIKPEVTQLDLNVLYNVYQKYSPPAP; this comes from the coding sequence ATGAAAAATGGCTACTGCTACTTTACACTACTAGTGCTCTTTATCCTGGCCTCCTGTTCGCCGAAAGGTCCGTATGCGGTAACCAACAAGGTATACAAGGAGAAAACTAAAGGGTATTTAGCCACTATTCAAATGCAAAACCCGGATACATTGCGCGATAGTAGTGGCATGCCGGTACCCTCAGCCTGGGTAGGCACCGTGAACTTTGGAATCCGAAAGCCCAATTACGTGATCATTCACTTTACGGCGCAGGATTCGCTGGCTCAAACGCTGCATACTTTTACGATTACCAGTACACAGGTGAGCTCCCATTATGTTATCGGAAAGGATGGGAAGGTGGTTCACATGGTGAATGATTACCTGCGGGCCAATCATGCGGGCCTGGGTAAATGGGGCAGCGTGACAGATATGAACAGCTGCTCAATCGGCATCGAGATAGATAATAACGGCAGCGAACCTTTTACTGCTCCGCAGATCAACAGCCTGCTGCTATTACTCGCCCAGCTGAAGAAGAGTTATAACATCCCGCAGGCCAACTTTATTGGCCACCAGGACTTTGCCCCCAAACGCAAGCCTGATCCCGGCCCTTATTTTCCCTGGAAAACGCTTGCGGCGCATGGCTTTGGCTATTGGAGTGATGACGTACTCGAACTGGCCCCTGATGGCTTTGACTATAGCATCGCCCTGAAACTGATCGGCTATGATACCTCGGACCCGAAAGCCGCCGTCGTAGCCTTTAAACGCCACTTTGTACAAACAGATATTAAGCCGGAAGTTACCCAGCTGGATTTGAATGTGTTGTATAATGTGTATCAGAAATACAGCCCCCCGGCCCCCTAA
- the efp gene encoding elongation factor P → MAKASEIKVGNILRFNGELVSVTEVLHRTPGKGGAFYLDKFRNIKTGRVVEARLATDEQVEICRVETNDFQYLYAEGDYMVIMDNTTYDQHNIAKSLFGPSARFLKEGMSVIVSFESEEAIMAQAPNFVELEITYAEPAVKGDTSSGALKTATTENGIEIKVPLFVNQGDKVKVDTRTGEYVERVK, encoded by the coding sequence ATGGCAAAAGCATCTGAAATTAAAGTAGGGAACATATTACGTTTTAATGGCGAACTGGTAAGCGTTACCGAAGTGTTGCACCGTACACCAGGCAAAGGCGGAGCATTTTATTTAGATAAGTTTCGTAATATCAAAACTGGTAGGGTGGTTGAGGCCCGCTTAGCTACCGATGAGCAGGTGGAGATTTGCCGTGTTGAAACCAATGATTTTCAATACCTGTACGCCGAAGGCGATTACATGGTAATTATGGATAATACCACCTACGATCAGCATAACATCGCCAAATCATTGTTTGGCCCATCAGCCCGGTTCCTTAAGGAGGGCATGAGCGTAATCGTCTCGTTTGAAAGTGAAGAGGCCATAATGGCCCAGGCGCCCAACTTTGTTGAACTCGAAATTACCTATGCCGAGCCTGCCGTCAAAGGGGATACCTCATCAGGCGCATTAAAAACTGCCACCACCGAAAATGGCATAGAAATAAAAGTGCCGCTTTTTGTAAACCAGGGTGATAAAGTTAAAGTAGATACCCGCACCGGCGAATACGTGGAGCGCGTGAAATAG
- a CDS encoding DUF6252 family protein, translating to MKPIKWAFLALIVFAITLNSCKKSATKPAVTNSIALKFNGTAYSTSTITAAYSKGALQIIGSFVSSTSLYIAIPNNVKVGSFDLATGAGAATFGTGPSAAFFGDSGNVTITSFTSTTVAGTFAFHGTDLSTGSTCNVTEGTFQATYSTQ from the coding sequence ATGAAACCAATTAAATGGGCATTTTTAGCGCTTATTGTATTCGCTATCACCCTCAATTCCTGTAAAAAAAGCGCCACTAAGCCGGCAGTAACCAACAGCATCGCGCTTAAATTTAACGGAACGGCATATAGTACCTCTACCATCACCGCAGCATACAGCAAAGGCGCATTACAAATCATCGGGAGTTTTGTCAGCAGCACCAGTCTTTATATAGCTATTCCTAATAACGTTAAGGTTGGCAGCTTCGACCTTGCAACCGGCGCGGGCGCCGCTACTTTTGGTACCGGGCCTTCTGCCGCGTTTTTTGGCGACTCGGGCAATGTAACCATCACTTCATTTACCAGTACTACTGTGGCCGGAACATTTGCATTTCACGGAACAGACCTTTCCACCGGCAGTACCTGTAATGTTACCGAAGGTACTTTCCAGGCCACTTACTCCACGCAATAA